A stretch of Monomorium pharaonis isolate MP-MQ-018 chromosome 7, ASM1337386v2, whole genome shotgun sequence DNA encodes these proteins:
- the LOC105835734 gene encoding p21-activated protein kinase-interacting protein 1-like yields the protein MDSDAGLSNPFEIVVGTYEQYLLGYKVHNIVNEYKIEKSFATHNHVASIRSVTSSKHHLASAGADETVCLYDMRYRRESGKLIHHKDTINCIAFTPEGSHLFSCSNDGSITAVRCGSWQLEKVWPTAHKGSAVNTLAIHPTGKLALSTGQDGILRTWNLIKGRPAYATNLVPKLKSNAKWITVIKWSPSGERYLLAAQGNIYVYLVESAGIEKELTFDSNVICVEFLKDDFIAVGFENGDIRFCDLKTSMHTINTKAHSMRVKCLAHMNDLLVSASSSGEIKLWRYNKHSLDMLQTVNCGARITCLSLTQTYKDLVQQKEIESEEEEEKEDEKIKNRLRLKHEVIIENEEDLEVTGVRNRKEKMREKKHGKKREIVEDAEDVQPSKKKAAKVKETIVSKKKRDRSSQMEDVIEKSKKKKKLLKANETSPNKKRKDRSAALQITLPAKIKKIKTNKIEEYPSRKHKIIPVTDAEDAPPRKIKKKANTEKRLVPKKKKKKITR from the exons ATGGACTCAGACGCGGGTCTGTCGAATCCGTTTGAAATCGTAGTAGGAACGTACGAGCAATATTTGCTCGGCTACAAAGTACACAACATTGTAAAT GAATACAAAATAGAGAAGAGCTTTGCGACTCACAATCATGTTGCAAGTATACGCAGCGTTACCAGTAGTAAACATCATCTTGCTTCGGCCGGTGCCGACGAAACGGTATGTCTCTACGACATGCGTTACAGACGGGAGTCCGGTAAATTGATACATCATAAAG ATACCATCAATTGCATTGCGTTTACTCCAGAAGGCTCGCATCTCTTTTCATGCAGTAATGACGGGAGTATAACCGCCGTTCGTTGTGGCAGTTGGCAGTTGGAGAAAGTCTGGCCGACGGCGCACAAAGGCTCGGCTGTCAATACTCTGGCTATTCATCCTACGGGAAAGCTGGCCTTGTCCACTGGACAGGACGGTATACTCAGGACATGGAATCTGATCAAAGGCAGACCAGCTTATGCTACCAATCTAGTACCGAAACTGAAGTCTAACGCCAAATGGATAACTGTTATTAAATGGAGTCCAAGTGGTGAAAGATATCTGCTAGCTGCCCAAGGAAATATCTATGTTTATTTGGTAGAGTCGGCAGGAATAGAGAAGGAACTTACATTTGATTCGAATGTTATTTGTGTCGAGTTCTTAAAAGATGATTTTATTGCGGTTGGATTTGAGAACGGAGACATAAGGTTTTGCGATCTCAAAACTTCCATGCACACAATTAACACGAAGGCGCATAGTATGAGAGTCAAGTGTCTCGCACACATGAACGATCTATTGGTTAGCGCTTCCAGTTCTGGAGAGATCAAACTCTGGAGATACAACAAACATAGTTTGGATATGTTGCAAACTGTAAATTGCGGTGCCAGAATTACTTGCCTTTCCTTGACACAAACTTACAAAGATTTAGTGCAACAGAAAGAAATTGAAtcagaggaggaggaggaaaaagaggatgagaaaataaagaacagACTTCGACTGAAACATGAAGTTATTATTGAGAACGAAGAAGATTTGGAAGTTACAGGTGTTAGAAatcgtaaagaaaaaatgcgAGAAAAGAAACatggaaagaaaagagagatagTAGAAGATGCTGAAGATGTTCAGCCTTCAAAGAAGAAAGCAGCAAAAGTAAAAGAGACTATCgtttcaaaaaaaaagagggataGGTCGTCACAGATGGAAGATGTCATcgagaaatctaaaaaaaagaagaaactcTTAAAAGCAAATGAGACAAGTCctaataaaaaacgaaaagatCGCAGCGCTGCGTTACAAATCACCTTGCCAGCGaagattaaaaagattaaaactaACAAAATCGAGGAATATCCGAGCAGGAAGCACAAAATAATACCAGTGACAGACGCCGAGGATGCTCCACCTAGAAAGATAAAGAAGAAGGCGAATACGGAAAAAAGACTCGTgccaaaaaagaaaaagaagaaaataacgaGATAA